A single Nostoc sp. PCC 7107 DNA region contains:
- a CDS encoding LacI family DNA-binding transcriptional regulator, with protein MSKRKISIEDIARKAGVSHSTVSRALRDSPLISSKVREEIKRLAQEMNYVPNAIAQSLQNQRTYTVGVIVTSIADPFFGELVEGIEQVARLAGLNVLLNASHGDFDQEIAAIENFHYRRVDGILVADSRIGKHYTKQLNQFTVPTVLINIETKDQSETFHSVAIDDRLGGCLAVEHLLELGHTRIGYLGVGDGSKADQQRLEGYRMALNQAGLPYNTDWVAIPHRDEQTISDIDIGKTLLPQLVNTGVTSIFCYNDMVAVGALLACKELSISVPEDLSLVGFDNIPLASYITPPLTTVSQRMVEMGEFAMTMLLELFEGKAVDNILISPFLVKRESTATVSRARNSMITLR; from the coding sequence ATGAGTAAACGAAAGATTTCCATTGAAGATATTGCTCGCAAAGCAGGCGTTTCTCATTCCACGGTGTCACGCGCTTTACGAGACAGTCCGTTGATTAGTTCTAAGGTGCGGGAGGAAATCAAAAGACTGGCGCAGGAAATGAACTATGTACCAAATGCGATCGCTCAAAGTTTACAAAATCAGCGCACTTATACCGTTGGGGTAATCGTCACATCTATAGCTGATCCATTTTTTGGTGAGTTAGTTGAGGGAATTGAACAAGTAGCGAGACTTGCTGGCTTAAATGTGTTGTTAAATGCTTCACATGGAGATTTTGATCAGGAAATAGCCGCTATTGAGAATTTTCATTACCGCCGAGTAGACGGAATTTTAGTCGCTGACTCACGCATAGGGAAACACTACACCAAGCAGTTAAACCAATTTACCGTGCCAACAGTTCTAATTAACATTGAGACAAAAGATCAAAGCGAAACCTTTCACTCAGTCGCTATAGATGATCGCTTAGGTGGCTGTTTAGCCGTAGAACATCTCCTCGAATTAGGACACACTCGTATCGGTTATCTAGGTGTGGGTGATGGTAGCAAAGCCGACCAACAGCGCTTAGAAGGATATCGAATGGCTTTGAATCAAGCAGGCCTACCATACAACACAGATTGGGTCGCAATTCCCCATCGGGATGAACAAACAATCAGCGATATTGATATTGGTAAAACACTCCTACCTCAACTAGTTAATACTGGTGTAACAAGCATCTTTTGCTACAACGATATGGTAGCAGTTGGCGCTCTCTTAGCCTGTAAAGAACTGAGTATTTCCGTACCAGAAGATTTGAGCCTTGTGGGATTTGATAATATTCCCCTAGCCAGTTACATTACCCCACCACTCACAACAGTCAGTCAACGGATGGTAGAAATGGGTGAATTTGCTATGACTATGTTGCTGGAGTTATTTGAAGGGAAAGCTGTAGACAATATTCTTATCTCTCCGTTTTTAGTTAAAAGAGAGAGTACTGCAACAGTTAGTAGAGCAAGAAATTCCATGATTACATTGAGGTAA
- a CDS encoding ABC transporter substrate-binding protein, translating into MNVNKQAIAATLLSIVSGTLVSCTNVSPNGDTATNTDTKNVTDTTTQSNNGDGLRPTVGDRNTKLQSVGVTLGDLSNPFFVVMAQGAEKEAKKIGGNDVRVTVVSSGYDLNQQFNQIENFVAANTDIIILNAADSKGIRPAVEQARRVGKIVIAVDTGVDAEVDATVTTNNLQAGEISCQYIADRLQGKGNVVIVNGPPVASVIQRVDGCLKVLAKYPDIKILSKDQNAEGSRDGGLRVMSDILVTFPKIDAVFAINDPSGVGVDLAANQAKRTEFFIVGVDGAPEAIQAIASNDSLYAATATQNPRGMTQTAVRVGNDILNGKKPKSPDILIPAKLITKENVSTSTGW; encoded by the coding sequence ATGAATGTGAACAAACAGGCGATTGCAGCGACTTTATTAAGTATTGTCAGTGGCACTTTAGTTAGCTGCACCAATGTTTCTCCTAATGGCGACACAGCCACGAACACTGATACAAAAAATGTTACTGACACAACTACGCAGAGCAACAACGGCGATGGGCTACGCCCCACCGTAGGTGATCGCAATACGAAATTACAATCTGTTGGCGTGACACTGGGCGATTTAAGTAATCCTTTCTTCGTCGTCATGGCACAAGGCGCGGAGAAAGAAGCGAAAAAAATTGGTGGTAATGATGTCAGAGTTACCGTTGTTTCTAGCGGATATGACCTGAATCAGCAATTTAATCAAATTGAAAACTTCGTCGCGGCGAATACTGACATTATTATTTTGAATGCGGCTGACTCTAAAGGTATCAGACCAGCAGTTGAGCAAGCCAGAAGAGTAGGCAAGATTGTAATTGCGGTAGATACAGGCGTAGACGCAGAGGTAGATGCGACTGTCACCACTAATAACTTGCAAGCCGGAGAAATTAGTTGTCAATATATTGCCGATCGCCTCCAAGGTAAAGGCAATGTAGTCATAGTTAACGGGCCGCCAGTAGCTTCGGTAATTCAGCGAGTTGATGGTTGCTTGAAAGTTTTAGCCAAATATCCCGATATCAAAATCCTGTCTAAAGACCAGAACGCCGAAGGTAGCCGGGATGGGGGACTGAGAGTGATGAGCGATATTCTGGTAACTTTCCCCAAAATTGATGCTGTTTTTGCCATCAACGATCCTAGCGGCGTGGGAGTTGATTTAGCCGCCAACCAAGCCAAACGCACCGAATTTTTCATTGTGGGAGTTGACGGTGCGCCAGAAGCAATCCAAGCGATCGCCTCTAACGATAGCTTATATGCGGCAACTGCTACTCAAAATCCCAGAGGGATGACGCAAACAGCAGTTCGGGTTGGCAACGATATTTTAAACGGCAAAAAACCGAAATCACCCGACATTTTGATTCCCGCCAAGTTGATTACAAAAGAGAACGTCAGTACATCAACTGGTTGGTAA
- a CDS encoding sugar ABC transporter ATP-binding protein: protein MTTNIQTDFPPSSTVTPVLEMQGIAKRFHGVAALQGVNLTIYPGEVHALMGENGAGKSTLMKILAGAYIADEGEIRINGQPVKITDPGTARQAGINLIYQELNVAPNLTVTENMFMGSELQRGQFLDRKTMELEAQQVLDSLGASFTPQTIVGTLAIAEQQQVEIARALKDKSRILVMDEPTAALSDRETERLFEVIRKLRNDGIAIIYISHRMEEIYALADRISVLRDGQYIGSLTREEISPQRLVKMMVGRSMQDFYEHQRQKNPGAVVLEVRNISDGRKIQPASFQLRAGEILGLAGLVGAGRTEVSRLIFGADRKASGEVFLNGKKLEIHSPSDAIAAGIGYVPEDRKDQGLFLEMSSRKNIGLNRLKQDAKGGIVNWVSVNKIAAEAVENFHIRLANLEIRAVDLSGGNQQKLLLARWLAINPRVLMLDEPTRGVDIGAKSEIYRIISDLAAQGVAILMVSSELPEIVGMSDRVLVMREGQLVGELDDTPDREITQENIMHYATGASEVAS from the coding sequence ATGACAACAAATATTCAAACCGATTTTCCGCCGTCCTCAACTGTTACCCCTGTATTAGAAATGCAGGGGATTGCTAAACGATTTCATGGTGTTGCGGCTTTGCAAGGTGTAAATCTGACAATTTATCCCGGAGAAGTTCACGCCCTCATGGGTGAAAATGGCGCAGGTAAAAGCACATTAATGAAAATTCTCGCAGGTGCTTATATTGCTGATGAAGGAGAAATTCGCATCAATGGTCAACCAGTGAAAATTACTGACCCAGGTACAGCCAGACAAGCGGGGATTAATCTGATTTATCAAGAACTGAACGTCGCACCCAATTTAACCGTAACTGAAAATATGTTTATGGGGAGCGAGTTGCAACGGGGTCAGTTTTTAGACCGCAAAACGATGGAACTCGAAGCCCAGCAGGTGTTAGACAGCTTGGGAGCAAGTTTTACACCACAAACAATAGTAGGTACATTGGCGATCGCTGAACAGCAGCAAGTCGAAATTGCTAGGGCGCTGAAAGATAAAAGCCGGATTTTGGTGATGGATGAACCAACAGCCGCCTTATCTGACCGCGAGACTGAACGCTTATTTGAAGTGATTCGCAAACTCCGCAACGATGGCATTGCCATTATTTATATCAGTCATCGGATGGAAGAAATCTATGCTTTGGCTGACCGAATTAGTGTGTTGCGTGATGGTCAATATATTGGCAGTCTGACTCGTGAGGAAATTTCGCCCCAGCGATTGGTAAAAATGATGGTCGGTCGCTCTATGCAGGACTTCTACGAACATCAACGACAAAAGAATCCGGGTGCAGTGGTGCTGGAAGTTAGAAACATTAGTGATGGGCGCAAGATACAACCAGCTAGTTTTCAACTGCGGGCGGGCGAAATTCTGGGACTGGCTGGGTTAGTGGGTGCAGGAAGGACAGAAGTATCGCGGTTGATTTTTGGTGCCGATCGCAAAGCCAGCGGTGAAGTCTTCTTAAATGGCAAAAAGCTAGAGATTCATTCGCCCAGTGATGCGATCGCGGCGGGGATTGGCTATGTCCCCGAAGACCGCAAAGACCAAGGTTTATTTCTAGAGATGAGTTCCCGCAAAAATATTGGACTGAATCGACTCAAACAAGATGCCAAAGGTGGCATTGTTAACTGGGTTTCAGTCAATAAAATTGCCGCAGAAGCCGTCGAAAACTTCCATATCCGACTAGCTAACTTAGAAATTCGCGCCGTCGATCTTTCCGGTGGGAATCAGCAAAAACTCCTACTGGCACGTTGGTTAGCCATTAACCCCAGAGTATTGATGCTAGATGAACCAACACGCGGCGTAGATATCGGGGCGAAAAGCGAAATTTACCGGATTATCAGTGATTTAGCCGCTCAAGGAGTCGCAATTCTCATGGTTTCCAGTGAATTACCGGAAATTGTCGGGATGAGCGATCGCGTTTTAGTCATGCGTGAAGGGCAATTAGTTGGCGAACTGGACGACACCCCAGACAGAGAAATTACCCAAGAAAACATTATGCACTATGCAACTGGAGCATCGGAGGTAGCATCATGA
- a CDS encoding inner-membrane translocator, protein MSQTLRPVNNRPSQNSAASRRKSINNFLQVAGILPILVIICILFSLLSPNFFTTGNAVNILRQASINIVLATGMTFVILTGGIDLSVGSILAVSAVVAVLVSLLPALGWLAVPAALLTGLLLGLLNGALITFLDVPPFIVTLGSLTALRGAAFLVANGTTVINRNINFAWIGNSYVGPIPWLVIIALLTVAVSWFVLRQTVLGVQIYAVGGNERAARLTGIKVNRVLLFVYGVSGLLAGLAGIMSASRLYSATGILGQGYELDAIAAVILGGTSFTGGIGTIGGTLLGALIIAVLNNGLTLLNMSYFWQLVVKGLVIIAAVMIDRLRRRSRR, encoded by the coding sequence ATGAGTCAAACCTTAAGACCTGTCAATAATAGACCTAGCCAAAATTCCGCAGCCAGTCGGCGTAAATCTATTAATAATTTCTTGCAAGTTGCGGGTATTCTACCGATTTTGGTAATTATCTGCATCTTATTTTCCCTGCTAAGTCCCAACTTTTTCACAACAGGTAACGCCGTCAACATCTTACGTCAGGCATCAATTAATATTGTGCTGGCAACCGGGATGACCTTTGTGATTCTCACTGGTGGGATTGACCTTTCCGTAGGTTCAATCTTGGCTGTGTCTGCGGTAGTTGCAGTGTTAGTATCTTTGCTGCCGGCTTTAGGTTGGTTGGCTGTACCAGCAGCCTTACTGACAGGTTTACTTTTAGGTTTACTCAACGGTGCCTTAATCACCTTTTTGGATGTACCGCCGTTTATTGTCACCTTGGGTTCATTAACTGCCTTAAGGGGTGCTGCCTTTTTAGTTGCCAATGGTACAACAGTTATTAATCGCAACATCAACTTTGCTTGGATTGGTAATAGCTACGTCGGCCCCATTCCCTGGCTAGTCATCATTGCTCTGTTAACTGTAGCTGTGAGTTGGTTTGTGCTGCGGCAAACTGTTTTAGGTGTGCAGATATATGCAGTGGGTGGTAACGAACGAGCCGCCAGATTAACAGGTATCAAAGTCAATCGCGTCTTGCTATTTGTCTATGGCGTGAGTGGATTACTCGCAGGTTTAGCCGGAATTATGAGTGCGAGTCGCCTGTATAGTGCCACAGGGATATTAGGACAAGGTTATGAATTAGATGCGATCGCCGCTGTAATTCTCGGTGGAACCAGCTTCACGGGCGGTATCGGCACCATTGGCGGCACGTTATTAGGTGCATTAATCATTGCCGTTCTCAACAATGGTTTAACCCTATTAAATATGTCCTACTTCTGGCAACTAGTCGTTAAAGGCTTAGTAATTATTGCCGCAGTCATGATTGATCGACTCCGCAGACGTTCCCGACGTTAG
- a CDS encoding ATP-binding sensor histidine kinase, whose amino-acid sequence MATIKAPIIPGYKISLQLYAGSRTQVYRAIRESDQLPVVIKLLTSEYPSFSELLQLRNQYTISKNLHITGIIQPLSLETYNNGYILVMADTGGISLREYIQSNTLTLAEFLTIAIELTTSLHELHQNRVIHKDIKPANILIHPQTKQVQLIDFSIASLLPKETQEIKSPNVLEGTLAYISPEQTGRMNRAIDYRSDYYSLGVTFYELLTGELPFDSNDPMELVHCHLAKIPHEVKSAEIPQVLSDIVLKLMAKNAEDRYQSALGLKYDLEICLTQLQDTGEITDFNICERDVCDRFLIPEKLYGREAEVNRLLQAFERVANGTSEMMLVAGFSGIGKTAVVNEVHKPITRQQGYFIKGKFDQFNRNIPFSAFVQALRDLMGQLLSESDAKLAQWRSQILAVLGENGQVLIEVIPELERLIGKQNPAPELSGTAAQNRFNLLFQKFIAVFTTLEHPLVLFLDDLQWADLASFQLIKLLMEDKNYLLLLGAYRDNEVSSAHPLMLTLEEMKKAGRTFNTITLAPLVEQDTNQLVADTLRCPTELTHPLTKLIERKTQGNPFFITQFLKVLYEDGEITFNYQQGYWECDITQILSLSLTDDVVEFVAQQLQKLPQETQDVLKLAACIGNSFDLTTLAIVFQQSLTDTATVLWKALQEGLILPTSQTYKFFQIESQKQTDSQENVDDDSVNLTYRFLHDRIQQAAYKLIAEDHKQATHLAIGQLLYASTPGNQLDIHIFEIVNHLNKGIDLIIQPDEQLKLAQLNLMAGSKAKGAIAYNAAVNYFTQGIDLLPADAWTTNYELTLNLHHQRLEAACLNTDFDKLTPWGDIVLRFATSVIDTIKVHETRMMAFRSQGKFAEVVETGLQVLKLLGVEFPEQPTTADISAAAQYTQQLWEERTPLSLLDLPAMNDPHQLAAMQILTKLVPSAHIAVPPLLPLLVFKQVEISIKFGNSSIAIFSYADYGLILCGVMGDIDAGYEFGQLSLKLLEKYQINAFKSRAYFIVNSFIRHWKEPLSQSIQFLLEGYQSGLETGDWECVALNIMTYCQYSYWSGRELIALAEEMQLYRQVIRQVKQQATLKYHECYQQTILNLLGSSEIPYFLAGEVFNGTGVSPHLQATYDRVRLFHVSLSQAILCYLFGKYEQAWEQAIVAEQHNDAGIGYFMVIVRVFYDALIHLARYEEANTEQKSVILNRINIHQEKLQNWAILAPFNHQHRWQLLAAEKCRVLGEYYDAMAHYDLAIAGAKTHGYLQEEALSNELAAKLYLNWGKEKVAAGYMQEAYYCYARWGSQAKIKDLENRYANLLQPIFQQKVQPLNVLETLSVNVTPHVSVHNSQEQSRINVAFDFAAILKASQAISGTIQLDELLHQLTQIILQHSGGDRCVLILPTTQGEWLVRAIATPETTELCAEPLESNPNLALKLIQYVKNTQEVVMIDELKTNLPVIDEYLRQQQPKSLLCLPILNQGHLIGILYLKNRFTSGVFTSDRILILKFLCTQAAISLENARLYQDSQIYAQQLEQSLDKLRLSEHRFQKLADNIPGLIYQIRIQPDGSSSISYVSSGCQTLYEVTAEDLISGKYSLRDFEHPDDQAEAFRVTMESAQSLTPFQHEWRIITPNGTIKWVKAASQPEISEDGEMVWDGIVIDISEQQAALRERKQAEAAIKQKSQELEKALHELKQAHLQMVQQEKMSALGNLVAGIAHEMNNPLGFIWASLQQAKPILGDITTHLQLYQKALPNPQDEILHHAEKIDLNYSLEDLPKILDAMVIACERLKNISTSLRTFSRADQRYKVLFNINDGIDSTILILKHRLKANEKRPEIIMVTEYENLQPIECFPGQLNQVFMNILANAIDALDESSMGRSFDEIKLNPHKIIVKTAIENHKFKISIADNGKGISEDVKSHIFDHLFTTKGVGKGTGLGLAIARQIVEEKHGGTITVNSVLGEGTEFIISLPIADESSKNR is encoded by the coding sequence ATGGCGACAATTAAAGCCCCCATCATTCCCGGATATAAAATAAGCTTGCAACTGTACGCAGGCTCAAGAACCCAAGTATATAGGGCTATCCGCGAATCAGATCAACTCCCAGTTGTCATCAAACTACTGACCTCAGAATATCCCAGTTTTAGCGAACTACTGCAACTCCGCAATCAATACACCATTAGCAAAAATCTCCACATTACAGGAATTATTCAGCCATTATCATTAGAAACATATAACAATGGTTATATATTAGTCATGGCAGATACAGGAGGAATATCATTACGGGAATATATTCAAAGCAATACCCTCACCCTCGCAGAATTTCTCACAATCGCTATCGAGTTAACCACCAGTCTCCATGAATTACATCAAAATCGGGTAATTCATAAAGATATCAAACCCGCAAATATCTTAATTCATCCCCAAACAAAACAAGTTCAACTGATAGACTTTAGTATCGCTTCATTACTACCCAAAGAAACCCAAGAAATCAAAAGTCCAAATGTTTTGGAAGGAACTTTAGCTTATATCTCCCCAGAACAAACTGGCAGAATGAACCGCGCCATTGACTATCGTAGTGATTATTATTCTTTGGGTGTAACATTCTATGAATTATTAACCGGAGAATTACCATTTGATAGTAACGACCCGATGGAATTAGTGCATTGTCATCTAGCAAAAATTCCTCATGAAGTCAAAAGTGCAGAAATTCCGCAAGTGCTTTCAGATATTGTGCTGAAATTAATGGCAAAAAATGCCGAGGATAGATATCAAAGTGCTTTGGGACTGAAATATGATTTAGAAATTTGTTTAACGCAACTCCAAGATACAGGAGAAATTACAGATTTTAACATCTGTGAACGGGATGTGTGCGATCGCTTTCTCATCCCCGAAAAATTATATGGTAGAGAAGCCGAAGTTAATCGCTTATTACAAGCCTTTGAGCGTGTCGCCAATGGCACATCAGAAATGATGCTGGTGGCGGGTTTTTCAGGGATTGGGAAAACTGCTGTAGTTAACGAAGTTCACAAGCCAATTACCCGTCAGCAGGGGTATTTTATCAAAGGTAAGTTTGACCAATTTAATCGGAATATTCCCTTCAGTGCTTTTGTCCAGGCTTTACGCGATTTGATGGGTCAATTGTTATCAGAATCGGATGCCAAGTTGGCACAGTGGCGCAGTCAAATTTTAGCAGTGCTGGGGGAGAATGGGCAAGTTTTAATTGAGGTCATTCCCGAACTAGAACGATTGATTGGTAAACAAAACCCAGCACCAGAACTATCTGGAACTGCGGCACAAAATCGGTTTAATTTGCTGTTTCAAAAGTTTATTGCTGTCTTCACTACATTAGAGCATCCTTTGGTGCTATTTTTGGATGATTTACAATGGGCAGATTTAGCTTCTTTTCAGTTAATTAAACTCTTGATGGAGGATAAAAACTATCTGCTGTTGCTGGGTGCTTATCGAGACAATGAAGTGTCATCTGCACACCCGTTAATGTTGACGCTGGAGGAGATGAAGAAGGCTGGTAGGACGTTTAATACTATTACTCTGGCACCTCTGGTTGAGCAGGATACAAATCAGTTGGTAGCTGATACTTTACGTTGTCCTACAGAGCTAACCCATCCTTTGACAAAATTAATTGAGCGCAAAACTCAAGGTAATCCGTTTTTTATTACCCAGTTTCTCAAGGTGTTATATGAAGATGGGGAAATTACATTTAATTATCAGCAAGGTTATTGGGAATGTGATATTACTCAAATTCTGTCCCTATCTCTGACTGATGATGTGGTGGAGTTTGTCGCCCAACAGTTGCAGAAATTACCCCAGGAAACTCAAGATGTTTTGAAGTTGGCTGCTTGTATTGGTAATTCTTTTGATTTAACTACTTTGGCGATTGTTTTTCAGCAGTCTCTGACTGATACTGCCACAGTATTATGGAAGGCTTTACAAGAGGGTTTGATTTTACCAACCAGCCAAACTTACAAGTTCTTTCAAATAGAGAGTCAAAAACAAACTGATTCTCAAGAAAATGTTGATGATGATTCTGTGAATTTGACTTATCGCTTTCTGCACGATCGCATCCAACAAGCTGCTTATAAACTCATTGCGGAAGATCACAAACAAGCAACCCATCTGGCGATCGGTCAATTACTGTACGCCAGTACACCAGGAAACCAATTAGATATACATATATTTGAAATTGTCAATCACCTGAATAAAGGCATTGATTTAATTATTCAGCCTGATGAACAACTAAAGTTAGCCCAACTGAATTTAATGGCGGGGAGTAAAGCCAAAGGTGCGATCGCCTATAATGCAGCCGTCAATTACTTCACCCAAGGAATTGATTTACTCCCTGCTGATGCTTGGACAACAAACTATGAATTAACTTTGAATCTGCATCACCAGCGTTTAGAAGCAGCTTGCTTAAATACAGACTTTGACAAATTGACACCTTGGGGTGACATCGTATTGCGATTTGCTACGTCTGTGATTGACACCATCAAAGTGCATGAAACTCGAATGATGGCATTCCGTTCTCAAGGTAAATTTGCCGAAGTAGTAGAAACGGGATTACAAGTGTTGAAATTACTCGGTGTGGAATTTCCTGAACAGCCAACTACGGCGGATATTAGCGCAGCAGCGCAATATACACAGCAGTTATGGGAAGAACGCACACCCTTAAGTTTGCTAGATTTGCCTGCGATGAACGACCCGCATCAACTTGCAGCAATGCAGATATTGACAAAACTAGTACCTTCAGCACATATTGCGGTACCCCCACTTTTACCATTACTCGTCTTCAAGCAAGTTGAGATATCTATTAAGTTTGGAAATTCCTCTATTGCCATTTTTTCCTATGCAGACTACGGATTGATACTTTGTGGTGTTATGGGAGATATTGATGCTGGGTATGAATTTGGGCAATTATCATTAAAGTTACTAGAAAAATACCAGATTAACGCCTTCAAAAGCCGAGCTTATTTTATTGTCAACAGCTTTATTCGTCATTGGAAAGAACCCTTAAGTCAGTCTATCCAATTTCTGCTGGAGGGCTATCAAAGTGGACTGGAAACCGGAGATTGGGAATGTGTGGCACTGAACATAATGACATACTGTCAGTACAGCTATTGGAGTGGTCGAGAATTAATTGCTTTGGCTGAGGAAATGCAGCTTTATCGCCAAGTCATCCGCCAGGTCAAACAACAGGCAACTTTAAAATATCATGAGTGTTACCAACAAACAATTTTGAACTTATTGGGATCGTCTGAAATCCCCTATTTTTTGGCAGGTGAAGTCTTCAATGGCACCGGGGTTTCGCCTCATTTACAAGCTACCTATGATCGAGTGAGGTTATTTCATGTTTCTTTATCTCAAGCTATTCTCTGTTATCTGTTCGGAAAATATGAACAAGCTTGGGAACAAGCAATCGTAGCAGAACAGCACAATGATGCTGGTATTGGTTATTTCATGGTAATTGTTCGAGTTTTCTATGATGCCTTAATTCATCTAGCACGCTATGAAGAGGCTAACACAGAACAAAAATCAGTCATTCTCAATCGGATTAATATTCATCAAGAAAAACTGCAAAATTGGGCAATTTTAGCCCCTTTCAATCATCAACATCGCTGGCAACTATTAGCCGCAGAAAAATGTCGGGTTTTGGGTGAATATTATGATGCAATGGCACATTATGATTTGGCTATTGCTGGAGCCAAAACTCACGGTTATCTACAAGAAGAAGCACTCAGCAATGAACTTGCTGCAAAACTTTACCTGAATTGGGGCAAAGAGAAAGTGGCAGCAGGTTATATGCAGGAGGCATATTACTGTTACGCGCGTTGGGGTAGCCAAGCCAAAATCAAGGATCTGGAAAACCGCTACGCCAATTTACTGCAACCCATTTTCCAGCAGAAAGTACAACCGCTGAATGTACTGGAAACATTATCAGTGAACGTTACTCCCCATGTTTCAGTTCACAATTCCCAAGAGCAAAGTCGTATCAATGTTGCCTTTGATTTTGCTGCTATCCTGAAAGCTTCTCAAGCCATTTCTGGCACAATTCAACTGGATGAACTACTGCACCAACTAACTCAGATTATTTTGCAACATTCTGGGGGCGATCGCTGTGTCTTAATTCTACCTACTACTCAAGGAGAATGGTTGGTAAGAGCCATTGCTACACCAGAAACCACAGAACTTTGTGCCGAACCGTTAGAGAGCAACCCCAACCTAGCACTCAAGTTGATCCAGTACGTCAAAAACACTCAAGAAGTTGTGATGATTGACGAACTCAAAACCAATTTACCTGTAATTGATGAATATTTACGGCAACAACAACCAAAAAGTTTGTTGTGCTTGCCAATTCTCAATCAAGGACATTTAATTGGAATTTTATATTTAAAGAATCGCTTTACTAGTGGAGTGTTTACTAGCGATCGCATCCTGATTCTCAAATTTCTGTGTACCCAAGCAGCGATTTCTCTAGAAAATGCCCGACTTTATCAAGATTCCCAAATTTATGCTCAACAATTAGAACAATCTCTAGACAAGTTGCGCCTGAGTGAACATCGCTTTCAGAAACTCGCAGATAATATTCCGGGATTGATTTATCAAATTCGGATTCAACCTGATGGTTCATCTTCAATATCCTATGTGAGTTCTGGATGTCAAACTCTTTATGAAGTGACTGCTGAGGATTTGATCTCAGGGAAATATAGTCTGCGTGATTTTGAACATCCTGACGATCAAGCCGAGGCTTTTCGTGTCACTATGGAATCAGCGCAAAGTCTTACCCCATTTCAACACGAGTGGCGGATTATTACACCAAATGGAACTATTAAGTGGGTAAAAGCCGCTTCCCAGCCAGAAATTAGCGAAGATGGTGAAATGGTTTGGGATGGTATTGTGATTGATATTAGCGAACAGCAAGCGGCACTTCGTGAACGCAAACAAGCTGAAGCTGCAATAAAGCAAAAATCCCAAGAACTAGAAAAAGCTCTCCACGAACTGAAGCAAGCCCATCTACAAATGGTACAACAAGAAAAAATGTCTGCACTGGGTAACTTAGTCGCAGGTATTGCCCATGAAATGAACAATCCTCTTGGCTTTATTTGGGCTAGTCTCCAACAAGCTAAACCTATCTTGGGTGATATCACTACACACCTGCAACTATATCAAAAAGCTCTACCAAATCCTCAAGATGAAATTCTCCATCATGCCGAAAAAATCGACTTAAATTATAGCTTAGAAGACTTGCCAAAAATACTTGATGCAATGGTGATCGCTTGTGAGAGATTAAAAAATATTAGCACTAGTTTAAGAACTTTCTCTCGTGCCGATCAGCGTTATAAAGTTTTATTTAACATTAATGATGGCATTGATAGTACAATTTTAATCCTGAAACATCGTCTCAAAGCTAACGAAAAACGTCCAGAAATTATCATGGTTACAGAATACGAAAATTTACAACCAATTGAGTGTTTTCCTGGGCAATTAAATCAGGTTTTTATGAATATTTTAGCCAATGCGATTGATGCTTTAGATGAGTCAAGTATGGGGCGGAGTTTTGATGAAATTAAATTAAATCCTCACAAAATTATTGTGAAAACAGCCATTGAAAATCACAAGTTTAAAATTTCCATTGCAGATAATGGCAAAGGTATAAGTGAAGATGTAAAATCACACATATTTGACCATTTATTTACCACCAAAGGAGTAGGTAAAGGCACAGGATTAGGACTAGCGATCGCCCGACAAATTGTTGAAGAAAAACATGGCGGTACAATTACAGTTAATTCTGTTTTAGGCGAAGGAACAGAATTTATCATTTCCCTACCCATTGCTGATGAATCTAGTAAAAATAGATAA
- a CDS encoding histidine triad nucleotide-binding protein: MTNQDTIFSKIIRREIPANIVYEDDLALAFTDVNPQAPVHILVIPKKPIAKLAEAETEDAALLGHLLLTAKRVAAEAGLTNGYRVIINTDADGGQTVFHLHLHILGGRPMAWPPG; this comes from the coding sequence ATGACTAATCAAGACACAATTTTTAGTAAGATTATTCGTCGGGAGATTCCCGCCAATATTGTCTATGAGGATGATTTAGCTTTAGCGTTTACAGATGTAAATCCCCAAGCACCAGTTCATATCCTCGTCATTCCCAAAAAACCCATAGCTAAATTAGCTGAGGCGGAAACTGAAGATGCAGCTTTGTTAGGACATCTGTTATTAACCGCCAAGCGTGTAGCCGCCGAAGCTGGTTTAACCAATGGTTATCGCGTTATCATTAATACTGACGCTGATGGTGGTCAAACTGTCTTCCATTTACATCTGCATATTTTAGGAGGAAGACCAATGGCTTGGCCGCCTGGTTAA